A region of Liolophura sinensis isolate JHLJ2023 chromosome 8, CUHK_Ljap_v2, whole genome shotgun sequence DNA encodes the following proteins:
- the LOC135473867 gene encoding NAD-capped RNA hydrolase NUDT12-like isoform X2: MVLLTVKMNFGDGASDAEGETLERYFDAASSGTVDTVRTLIKGMVDINAKNDRGWTGLMLAARNGHMSVISALLEQGCDKEALNPSGQTALDIATFWNHKGAADILRSQTKEQRLDQNCRNYFSLNLLNRAAEKRKNKAWLEDTMQKTSTRYILFTDLKPLVIEVPKSSRRRGRYRLARFTFEDIRFHLPSNPAVILLGQERSPPTVDIGVSQHPEDDLPTCFAMDVSGVEDLITGKVEGVNVLSVPMPGAMQLEPSEAGIFSEARSLLAWHDRYKFCPTCGSTTHLDEAGYKRTCDNVDCRSRKGVHNTCYPRVDPSMIMLVVSPDGQSCLLGRGSRHPPKMYSCLAGYMEPGESLEDTCRREVEEESGVKVGRVDYHSSQPWPFPAVLMLGCIAQAVTSEVKVDKDELEDARWFSRAEVVQLLTNQHPQGLFVPPEQAIAHQLIGSWIHMTANL, translated from the exons AGAGGGTGAGACTTTAGAAAGATACTTTGATGCGGCTTCGAGCGGAACCGTAGACACAGTCAGGACCCTGATCAAAG GTATGGTTGATATTAATGCTAAGAATGACAGAGGCTGGACGGGGTTGATGCTTGCAGCACGAAATGGACACATGTCAGTTATTTCAGCTTTACTTGAACAAGG GTGTGACAAGGAGGCTCTGAACCCCTCAGGTCAGACTGCCCTGGACATCGCGACATTCTGGAACCACAAGGGTGCAGCCGACATTCTGCGCTCACAGACCAAAGAGCAGAGGCTGGATCAGAACTGCCGTAACTACTTCTCCCTAAATCTGCTCAACAGAGCAGCGGAGAAGCGAAAAAACAAGGCGTGGCTTGAGGACACAATGCAGAAAACATCCACCAGATATATCTTGTTCACTGACCTAAAACCGTTAGTGATAGAGGTTCCAAAGTCATCAAGAAGGAGGGGACGCTACAGATTGGCCAGGTTTACTTTTGAGGACATTAGATTCCATTTGCCATCGAATCCGGCAGTAATCCTTTTGGGCCAGGAAAGAAGTCCACCGACAGTAGACATTGGAGTTTCACAGCATCCTGAAGATGATTTGCCGACATGTTTTGCTATGGACGTATCGGGTGTGGAGGATTTGATAACTGGGAAAGTGGAAGGTGTTAATGTGTTGTCTGTTCCTATGCCAGGAGCCATGCAGCTTGAGCCATCTGAAGCAGGAATCTTCAGTGAAGCGCGGTCTCTCCTGGCGTGGCACGATCGCTACAAATTTTGCCCAACCTGTGGCAGCACGACACATTTAGACGAGGCTGGCTACAAAAGAACCTGTGATAATGTTGACTGTCGCAGCAGGAAAG GTGTCCATAATACATGTTACCCACGTGTGGATCCCTCTATGATAATgctagttgtctcccctgatggACAGAGTTGCTTGTTGGGTAGAGGGTCGCGTCATCCTCCGAAAATGTACTCCTGCCTTGCAGGATATATGGAACCAG GTGAGAGTTTAGAGGACACATGCAGGCGTGAGGTGGAGGAGGAGAGTGGGGTGAAGGTGGGACGGGTAGATTACCACTCTAGTCAGCCCTGGCCCTTCCCTGCAGTCCTTATGCTGGGCTGTATAGCACAGGCTGTCACATCGGAAGTCAAG GTTGATAAGGATGAATTGGAGGATGCCCGTTGGTTCAGCCGAGCTGAGGTTGTCCAGTTATTGACCAATCAGCATCCACAGGGTCTGTTTGTCCCTCCCGAGCAGGCCATAGCTCATCAACTGATCGGGTCCTGGATTCACATGACTGCTAACCTCTGA
- the LOC135473867 gene encoding NAD-capped RNA hydrolase NUDT12-like isoform X1 — protein sequence MSNLISDRVLLTVKMNFGDGASDAEGETLERYFDAASSGTVDTVRTLIKGMVDINAKNDRGWTGLMLAARNGHMSVISALLEQGCDKEALNPSGQTALDIATFWNHKGAADILRSQTKEQRLDQNCRNYFSLNLLNRAAEKRKNKAWLEDTMQKTSTRYILFTDLKPLVIEVPKSSRRRGRYRLARFTFEDIRFHLPSNPAVILLGQERSPPTVDIGVSQHPEDDLPTCFAMDVSGVEDLITGKVEGVNVLSVPMPGAMQLEPSEAGIFSEARSLLAWHDRYKFCPTCGSTTHLDEAGYKRTCDNVDCRSRKGVHNTCYPRVDPSMIMLVVSPDGQSCLLGRGSRHPPKMYSCLAGYMEPGESLEDTCRREVEEESGVKVGRVDYHSSQPWPFPAVLMLGCIAQAVTSEVKVDKDELEDARWFSRAEVVQLLTNQHPQGLFVPPEQAIAHQLIGSWIHMTANL from the exons AGAGGGTGAGACTTTAGAAAGATACTTTGATGCGGCTTCGAGCGGAACCGTAGACACAGTCAGGACCCTGATCAAAG GTATGGTTGATATTAATGCTAAGAATGACAGAGGCTGGACGGGGTTGATGCTTGCAGCACGAAATGGACACATGTCAGTTATTTCAGCTTTACTTGAACAAGG GTGTGACAAGGAGGCTCTGAACCCCTCAGGTCAGACTGCCCTGGACATCGCGACATTCTGGAACCACAAGGGTGCAGCCGACATTCTGCGCTCACAGACCAAAGAGCAGAGGCTGGATCAGAACTGCCGTAACTACTTCTCCCTAAATCTGCTCAACAGAGCAGCGGAGAAGCGAAAAAACAAGGCGTGGCTTGAGGACACAATGCAGAAAACATCCACCAGATATATCTTGTTCACTGACCTAAAACCGTTAGTGATAGAGGTTCCAAAGTCATCAAGAAGGAGGGGACGCTACAGATTGGCCAGGTTTACTTTTGAGGACATTAGATTCCATTTGCCATCGAATCCGGCAGTAATCCTTTTGGGCCAGGAAAGAAGTCCACCGACAGTAGACATTGGAGTTTCACAGCATCCTGAAGATGATTTGCCGACATGTTTTGCTATGGACGTATCGGGTGTGGAGGATTTGATAACTGGGAAAGTGGAAGGTGTTAATGTGTTGTCTGTTCCTATGCCAGGAGCCATGCAGCTTGAGCCATCTGAAGCAGGAATCTTCAGTGAAGCGCGGTCTCTCCTGGCGTGGCACGATCGCTACAAATTTTGCCCAACCTGTGGCAGCACGACACATTTAGACGAGGCTGGCTACAAAAGAACCTGTGATAATGTTGACTGTCGCAGCAGGAAAG GTGTCCATAATACATGTTACCCACGTGTGGATCCCTCTATGATAATgctagttgtctcccctgatggACAGAGTTGCTTGTTGGGTAGAGGGTCGCGTCATCCTCCGAAAATGTACTCCTGCCTTGCAGGATATATGGAACCAG GTGAGAGTTTAGAGGACACATGCAGGCGTGAGGTGGAGGAGGAGAGTGGGGTGAAGGTGGGACGGGTAGATTACCACTCTAGTCAGCCCTGGCCCTTCCCTGCAGTCCTTATGCTGGGCTGTATAGCACAGGCTGTCACATCGGAAGTCAAG GTTGATAAGGATGAATTGGAGGATGCCCGTTGGTTCAGCCGAGCTGAGGTTGTCCAGTTATTGACCAATCAGCATCCACAGGGTCTGTTTGTCCCTCCCGAGCAGGCCATAGCTCATCAACTGATCGGGTCCTGGATTCACATGACTGCTAACCTCTGA
- the LOC135473233 gene encoding translocon-associated protein subunit beta-like yields the protein MDAPWRRSLTKPPGIPESTQSFFSGLGCIVAGTMNTVALTLCMTLMCLIGYRAEEETNARLLVSKNILNQYLVEGKDLTIEYKIYNVGGTAALAVKLKDDSFPKDDFERVKGFLEVQWDRIAPGTNTTHAVILRPLKSGYFNFTSAEISYLPSEDSSERVIGYTSAPGEGGIVNLGDFDRKFSPHVLDWGVFAVMTLPSLGIPFLLWFRSKSKYDTPKPKKN from the exons ATGGACGCCCCCTGGAGACGGTCCCTTACTAAACCACCTGGCATCCCAGAATCCACGCAGTCGTTCTTTTCCGGGTTAGGTTGTATCGTGGCAGGCACG ATGAATACTGTTGCATTGACACTATGCATGACCTTGATGTGCCTTATTGGCTACAGAGCTGAGGAAGAAACTAATGCCCGACTTCTGGTCTCCAAGAATATCCTTAACCAATATCTGGTTGAGGGAAAAGATTTAACAATAGaatacaaaatttacaatgttGGGGGAAC TGCTGCGCTGGCTGTCAAGCTGAAGGATGATAGCTTCCCTAAAGATGATTTTGAGAGAGTTAAAGGTTTTTTGGAAGTCCAGTGGGACCGCATTGCTCC AGGTACTAACACCACTCATGCCGTCATCCTTCGCCCATTGAAGTCTGGATACTTCAACTTCACATCTGCCGAGatcagttacctcccctcaGAAGATAGCTCAGAAAGAGTG ATTGGTTACACCAGTGCTCCAGGAGAGGGCGGAATTGTAAACCTTGGCGATTTTGACAGGAAATTTTCACCGCATGTA TTGGACTGGGGTGTGTTTGCAGTCATGACACTCCCTTCTCTCGGAATTCCATTCCTTCTCTGGTTCAGAAGCAAGTCCAAGTACGATACTCCAAAACCCAAGAAAAACTGA